Genomic window (Syngnathus scovelli strain Florida chromosome 14, RoL_Ssco_1.2, whole genome shotgun sequence):
GATCTCCCAGTTGACGTTCCACTGCTTCATGTTGCTGAAGCGCCAGGTCTTGATGGCGTCCCCGGTTCCGGCGTCCATGCGGATTAAACGATTGTAGGTGATGCCGATCAACTCGTCGCGCTTCCCGCCTTGGAACCTGATAGTAGCCACGTGTCAGCAAAAACATGTGAGACTGTTTATACATCTACTAGTCTCGAGCTAATCATACTTGGCCAAGAAGTGAGTGATTCCGAACTCTGGCAGCGACTGCCAAGCTTGGATGAAGCGCATCTTGGCCTCGATCAAACTCATCTGGGCCACGTTCTGGTGGGCTTCAAGAATGCGGGCCGAGATCTGGAAAAACAAACGGTCgtacagtaaatatttgttttgacgACCTGTCATGGAGATCCACACGGAGTGAAACCAGGCTGGACAGAGGAGCTGAAGGAAAATCCAACCCGTGCAACTCTACATGCATGGACTGCACACCCGTGTTTGTACACCACCATTGTCTCTCGTGTAGACACACCTAGACTTGAAACTCCAAACCCAAGTTCAAAATCTCTACCCAGGCTTGAAACCTTGTCCTAATTAATAATAGATTAGGCACTTTCCTTGGAGCTGGTCCGGGGTGTAAAGTTGTGCTCCAGATGCCGATGAGCTTTACACCCCTCCGGCATTTACCGGTCAAATAAAAGGCGACTAGATGTGAACGGATGACGACAGCGTGTGGAATTAATCAATGATGATGCTGATGATGTCGTGCATTAAAAATGTGGCCTGAGGTCCTTCAACACAGTGATGGGTGTTAGACGCCAAAAACTAGCACGCTCGCTACTATTTGACACTCAAATGTGGTTACATGAGGAGGCGACTACTAACTACCAGGTCAGGTTATCAAACATGCACACTCAGGATGAACTTACCAAATCCCTGATTAAGCCTTGCTGGAAAAGGAGGATAGAAGGGATGAGAAACGGAGGAGGAACAATCAAACCGATTGAAGGATGTTAGGGTTAAAACGCATCCACAAAATATTGAACATTTCAATGCTGCGATTCCTCTTTGACCCACAAGAGGGAGATGTAGGCCAAGTGTCACCCGTGTCATCTACTGCCCATTTGTTTTTGGAACCACACACACCTCGGAAGTTGATTGTTctggtgttgttgttttctcaTGTGTGGCCTTTGGATGGGGAATTCCTGCACCCCAGCTGGGACTTTCTGCTAACAGGAAGTCCTCTTTGAAGGCAACTGGGGGGGCTTGGGGGGAAATCGGAGCTGACATGGCTTTTCCCAGGCAGTTTTCCCGCTCACTACTCCCATTTCCGGTTGCTTCTATGACCCCCACAGTATTACCAGGAGTCACTGTGAGTAAAGGGACTTTACTGTACTCCATGTTCTTACAGAAAGGAAAGCAAATGGAGCGAGTTGAGCGAAGGCGGCCGCCTCAGCCGTCTCCTAACACGTTGATGGCGGACGTGTACTCAGCTGTTCCCaatgcacacgtacacacagctGAAGCTTGCATGCAAAGCCGCAATTCATTACAGCTGCATGAGAGTAACTATGTACAAATTCTTTATTATTGTAATTAAtttctgaagattttttttcgacTTTGACTCCttatgtttgaaactattacagtgctcccttaaaaaaaaaaaaaagctcagtacTAGGGAACCTTGTCTGAGTGGGAGAGCGTTTCGGGGTAAGCCAAGGCCGATGCCAGGAGGCGTCCATCTGGGAAGCATCAGACGCCACTTTGTCGCGACCCACTCCCCCGGCGGAGTCATCAACAAGTCAACAAGCTCCCGCTAAACATTCACACAGCCACAACGTAAACCGTCTGGTGTCTCTCTCTGACCACAAACTGCTGACTTTTAAGAGACTCACTGGTTTCCGGAATGGGCTGTTACTGCTTTTTGTGTGTCACTGTAACCCCCCGACCCCTTCtccttcccccctccctcctcaccTGCTTATTCTTGTACTTCTTCAGATAGCGTGGTGACACCAGGCACTCGGGGTTGATGTCGCTGGTGATGGGCTCGATGAACTGCGGGTCGGGGTTCATGTGCTGCATCTTGAGGAAGGACAGGATGTTCTGCACCTCCAGGTTGTAGGAACTGTCCGCCATGGTCTTGCCCTTGGACGCCAAACGGCAGGCGGCCATCCAGTGGGCGTACTGCTTCTCCTGAGGATATGGATATCTTCGTTCCGACACGGAGCCCAAAAGCGAGCCCAGCTCAAAATGGTGCCACTTCTCACCGTGTCGCATCGCAGCCAGATCTCGTTCATGCCGTCCGCCACGGGGATTAACAGCTTGATGTTGAATTTCTGACCTGATATGTTCACATCTGGGGTCACCTCGCAACCTACGGTGACAGCGGCCGTTCAAATGTTAGCTGGAGTAAATAGCACAGACGCACGTGAGTGAAAAGTGTTTCCTTGTTGCACCTCTGAGGTTCATTTGGTGAGCAGGCGTCCCGTGCGACTCCTCTTTAGTCTTGTAACAGGAAATTGTGATGTCTTTGAACGTGCACCAGTACTGCTTGTAGCCCTTCAGCGTCAGCTTTTTGGGTCTGCAAAACACATCACGCATAGATAACAGTTTACTTTTCTAGACATCGTTTTATGAGAACCCCACCGCCTTCCATCTCAAGACCGTCAGCAAAGGCATAAAGCCAAAGACTGAGTAATTATGCTTTAAAATGTGCTTAGTCTTAAAGTTCAAAGCTAAACGGAAAGGCCTTTGGCAAACAACCCAATGTGGATCTTAAACAGGCCTTACTGTTATTTAAGGCCATTTCCTGCTTCCTGCTTTTGGGATAAAATgcaccgtccccccccccccctttgcttGATAATGTTTTCTGAATGAACACGCTGTCTTGTGGTATCGGTTTGTGGACTCACTTGAAGACTTTGACGTAGTCCGCTAGCTCAGGAATAGACGTGATGTCACCCTAAGAGGAGAAACGGGGAAGTACGAATCCAAACATCAATGTTAGCCAAAGCTAAGAGAGTCCTAACAATTAACTAGGTGAAACTATGATGTCATGCTAAGTATAATATCCAAATTGGCGGGTGGTTCCCTACCAGGGCATTGGACGTCTTGCCTCCTTCCAGCGTGATCTCCAGGTCGGAGAGGGCGGCGTCCACCTCGTCCACCTCCTTCTCGCTGTTGTTCATGTGGTTGTCCGACGACATGATGGACAGCTTGTTGATGTGGTACTGATGGGAGAgagaccagaaaaaaaaaatagtttcatcACATTTGCGTGAACCCAGAAAAAATATGGACAACTGGAGGTGAGAAGTCAAAGGATAAGCGACAACGTTAGCTACGACAACACTAAACACAAGTTGACGACAAACGCTAATTCTAACGCCAACCCGCTTGTGTTATTCGAATGAGCAGCTGTTGACCcgtgaaaaacacacacacacacacacgcacgcgcacaaacCCATCGTTAAGGTTAGCTAATGTGGAACAAAGGGCTCATCACTCTTCTCCCGCTACCTATTAAACATTTGCAAGGCCTGTCGAGGTGACATCCTGTACGCTGCAAAGTTCAAAACAGGTCTGGCGTCTATTTTCTAACACCTGATTATCTCATCTGGACGTGCCGTGCCGCCAACGGTAGCCGGTACTGAATGCGGGAAGTGCGGGCTCTTTATTTAGCCTCTAGTATCCACCTTCCCCTCTCGTGAAACCTCAGCCAATTCGGTGAGCTCATGCGAGCCTTGATGAAAAATAGTATCAAACAGTGGGGAGGCGTTCGAAGAGCCCAGTGAGGAGTAATGGGAAACCGGTTAATTATAACATGAGCGAGAACAGTGTCTCGCTGGGCATTGGCTTCTCCGGGGGGGGGGCTAAAGATGCTCTATAATTAACCCCAAGAGTGAGGACAGGGTGGTGCCCTAAGAaagtagatttttctttttaaactcaAGTCCAAAATAAATGTTAACGACCCCCCAACAGTGGCAAAGGAGGGGAAAAGCCCAAATTTGGACGTGTGTGAATTTACTGACATCATGACAAGGCAGTTTTTACCTGCAGCGCGGCAAACATCATCATTTCCTCCTCCGTGCACTCGATTTCCTCCAACAGGATGGCCCATTTGGACTGCTCGTAGAGCTGGTTCACCCTTATGGCGTCATACTGGAGTGAGAGGTGACAAAGTTCAACCAACCTGGATTGACAATGATTGCGGTatcctaaaaataaaatgtgttgacGGTGTTTTATGGACAATTACCTTCGGGTTGAGGTCAAAGAAACTGTGGTATTTAAACCTTAGCAGCAACACTTCGTTCTCCTTGACATCCTGTTCCATCAGAGACCTCGACGAGTCCAACCACCTGGACACGCGCGGTTGCATTTGTAGTAAAAGGCCTCAAAACATCAAGCGGGGACGTTCTCCTCACCCCTGGTTGATCTTGGCCTTGTCCAGAAGAGACTGCGGCTTGTAGAGTTTCACCAGGATGTCCGGGGAGGCGATAGGTTGGCTGACGGCGAGGATGCCGGGGTTGCCCTCCGACAGGGGGCTGTCGCCGAACCAGGCGGACGTGGGGGAGAGCGGGCTGCCGTCTCGTGAGTCGTACGTGGGCGTCATGGTCTTGCTGTACAAGCCCGGGCTGGAGTAGATGCTTCCTGAAAGTTGTCCAACCAGAGGCTTGCATTAGAAACTTGGCTAATGGACTGGCTAACAGCACAGTGCTCATTTAGTGATacaagcatgaaaaaaaaagccttttaagAATTTTTGATGaccagcacttttttactattcaTACCAAATTTCATGCTTGTATCACAATTGACAAATACTGAAGGTGACCACTTTCAAACTTATTGCAAATGAGTGGCTTCAACAATGGCGTCCTGGCGGGACTGACGTGGGTCAGCATGCACACGATGCACAAGATGTTCCAGGTTTACTCACTTAGAGGGGGTGCACATCATAAACTTCCCCAACACAACAAAAAGCCCGGCGGCCATCTTGTTTTTGGAAAAGGCTGATTCAGAGTCGGCTTTTGTGAGTAAGAGGAAAATCATGCTGGGAAGTTGCCAGATTAACTTTATGCATGTACCCCCTTTTGTGAGTAAAGTGAAGTGCACTCCGTGCAGAAAATGGCACCGCACAAAAGGGGAAGCGGATATGAGCCAAAAAAACGACCTTAATATTCGACAAGTAGGTGCGTGTATCTGACCAAACATTGCTACCCCGCCATTTTTGATCCCCTTCTTGAAATGTCAACATGCTACACTACTGGCTCTCTTCTAAAACCAGGAAATGGGTTTCAAACGAAGGTCATGAGAACAGGGTGCAAGCTGGAAGGGGCGGGCCACCCATCCTCGCCGGAGAAGGGTGTTATTCATGAACTTCTTGGTGGATTTGCGCTAATGCCCGAGTTCAGCGGGTCAGGGAGAGCCCGACTATCACTCCCACGGGGAATCCAAGGGTAGAGAGCGTGTACAAACACACAACTCGGCCATCCTGTTTACAAACTCTGATACGCGAGTCGTTTCAAAATGCATCAACTCCTCAAGACCACCAAAAGGCTGTTCTCGCTCCTTAAAATGGCGAGAAGTTCCTCTAAAAACGCGACTAGCGCATTGAAAAGTGAGGCCGAGCTGTCAGCTGACAGACGAGCCAGCGAGGCCTACTAAGGTTATGGATGTCATGTGATCTCCGCGCAACAGCTGTGATGATGGAAAGGGGAAGGCGTTGGTGAGGAAGCAGTGCTGGAGGAACAGGAGAGGACAGAAGGGAGAGCTTACCTTTGACGGGGCCGATGTATATTATCTCAGAGGCTAGGATGAAGAGAGAAaggcagagggagagaggaCAGTGGAGGAAAAGTTCATGGTGAATATTCAGgagactattttttttaaggagGGGAGGAAACAGAGGTGAAAGGAAAAATAATATGagatggttatttttttttttttttagaggcgAGTAGGTATGGAAGGTCCGGCGAGGCCTTGCGACAGTTCCAAGTGTCAACTTTGGACACACTTGCTTAAAGTTGACTCCTACGTTGTTTAATGTTCTTGGCACGAGGCATTTTCGAAACGCTACATTTAGAAGATAGAAGGGTGAGGTCTTTGGTCTCCGAGTGGAAATAATTGGTCATGTAACCTCAGCACTGTTATTGGTGGCTCCTGCAGTACGCTGGCGGCTCGGATATTATTTATGTGTTTAAATATTAGTCTTAATTGAGGGTAGCGAGGGTATGAAAGCAAAATTCTCTTTAAAATAAAGTTGTTGAGAAAAATACCATATTTGCATCACATAGCTTTTTAGAAATTAAATAATTACATTGGTGGGAGCAACCTTTCTGTCTTTTCccaataaaaaatgaaagacaCGAAGGAAAAAATATCCATTCCAGTATTGCGCAACGCTACGCAAAGTGTGCGGGAGGGGTCGTTACTGTAACAACCCGGTCGGCTTCGGAGGTGATTGCATCGCTTCCTCCCTCATTGTGATTCCGATCAGGCGAGCCGGGCTAAGCGGCCAAGCCCTCGCACACGGGAAGGAATAACGCAGGGCAATTTGGCGCGCTCTATAGCATGTGATCCGATGGGCGGGAAAATTCTTGTCGCTAAGTGAACCCTTGGCACCGTCGGACGGAAGAATATATCTGCTCatcgagggggaaaaaaaaccatgTACTGGGTGTTGCCGCCGGCgtccattttgaaaatattcaatCGGGTCACGTGATTTGTGCTCTTAAGTGAGGTTCGACGGTGAAAGTGGCGCTGACCCTTTCCCCGGCGCCCACTCGGGGTCGTAACTCAGTAGGCTAAAGCGGGGTGCTGGTGTTGCGCAGCACAGTCGGGGGGTTTAAAATGGCAGCGTGACCAACTATGTGTGGAATCTCAAGCATCCGTCATCCTCCCCGCCAGGGAAACCGGGGCCACGGAGGCCACGTAGGGCTCGTATATTTGGATCGGCGCATCTTTGGTGGAGCGAAATTCAAAATGGACGCATCACGGGAGCCGTCTGAGATTCCAAAGGAAATCTCCTGGGTGACCGACCTGATCCAGGGGTTAGGAGCGGACCCTCTAACTCCAGATCATCTTCTTCGGCTTCCTccaactttttcttcttctttttgggaTCACGCGGCTTACGCAGTAGAGATAACTCCTCCGGGTGACGGATATCTGTGGAGAGAGTTGAGTCAGGCATGAATAAAAatttgattaattaaaaaaaaaaaaatcaaaaaatgagCACGGCAAAGAGAGGAGAGAAGGTAAGAAATCCAGAGACAGCTGTGGCACATGAGCCGCTGGAAAAACGGCAAATCCCTTTTCTCAAGGCCCCCACAAATCTTTGCTTGGAGTGTAATCCCCGAGTGAGACAGGCCAGACAACCTcaaccgtccccccccccctccacacacacacttttgacaACCATTTCTCAAACTCACGCACATGTGTAAAAGTGCAATTGGGTTGCTACTGAACGCCACAACTTTAAACATATCTTGTGTGTGCGCTTGGAAGACTTCACAAATTGATATAATGACTAAACCagagtcgtttttttttccactcttgaCCCGGGGCCTCCTCCTCGGGTCTTGGAGGCCAGAAGCATCAGTGCGCATAGGGAGACATATCACAAGATGGTAGACTCGGGGGCGGGGGGGAAAACATGCCCTGTCCAATTTTGATTTATCTTCTCATCATCTCATCCTTTTTGCAAACACAAGAAGCTAACTCTAAATTGCTTTGACACAATTTTGGTGGTTCCACAGCGAGAAGTTTGTGGAACTCAGATAACGGATGGCGGCGTGTGTGACTGAAGAGTCTGTTTAGGGAAGCGTGAGCAGAGGGAGAAAATGGTAGCAAGAAATCTCCTTGTTTGCTTTGTGTAACTAAAGCAAAAGCATTCCAAGGTATTAAAAACTACCAGATGGGAGTTCGCTCACTCTCACTCGCTCTCCTTCTCCTCTCCTCCAGCTTCAATCCCTCTGCCcttatacagccatgtgagctgCAGGCGTGCTGCCGATCTTCAGGCCCACCGGGTTGGGCTCCgacacaagcgcacacacaacTGTGCGTACGTTGTGAGAGACACGTGGCGTTTTTACTCACTACTGAAGGACAATGGGGGGGGGTGAAGTTATTGCAATCaccttttttaaatttaccaCAAACCAGCTGATAAATACATACTGacacaatggtgggggggac
Coding sequences:
- the fermt2 gene encoding fermitin family homolog 2 isoform X4 encodes the protein MALDGIRMPDGCYADGTWELQMHVTDLHRDVSLRVTGEIHIGGVMLKLVEKLDVKKDWSDHALWWEKKKTWLLKTHWTLDKYGIQADARLLFTPQHKLLRLQLPNMKHMKVKVNFSDRVFKAVSDICKTFNIRHPEELSLLRKPRDPKKKKKKLEEAEEDDLELEGPLLTPGSGRIYSSPGLYSKTMTPTYDSRDGSPLSPTSAWFGDSPLSEGNPGILAVSQPIASPDILVKLYKPQSLLDKAKINQGWLDSSRSLMEQDVKENEVLLLRFKYHSFFDLNPKYDAIRVNQLYEQSKWAILLEEIECTEEEMMMFAALQYHINKLSIMSSDNHMNNSEKEVDEVDAALSDLEITLEGGKTSNALGDITSIPELADYVKVFKPKKLTLKGYKQYWCTFKDITISCYKTKEESHGTPAHQMNLRGCEVTPDVNISGQKFNIKLLIPVADGMNEIWLRCDTEKQYAHWMAACRLASKGKTMADSSYNLEVQNILSFLKMQHMNPDPQFIEPITSDINPECLVSPRYLKKYKNKQQGLIRDLISARILEAHQNVAQMSLIEAKMRFIQAWQSLPEFGITHFLAKFQGGKRDELIGITYNRLIRMDAGTGDAIKTWRFSNMKQWNVNWEIKMVTVEFADEPKLSFICAEVDCKVVHEFIGGYIFLSTRAKDQNETLDDDMFYKLTSGWV
- the fermt2 gene encoding fermitin family homolog 2 isoform X1, coding for MALDGIRMPDGCYADGTWELQMHVTDLHRDVSLRVTGEIHIGGVMLKLVEKLDVKKDWSDHALWWEKKKTWLLKTHWTLDKYGIQADARLLFTPQHKLLRLQLPNMKHMKVKVNFSDRVFKAVSDICKTFNIRHPEELSLLRKPRDPKKKKKKLEEAEEDDLELEGPLLTPGSASEIIYIGPVKGSIYSSPGLYSKTMTPTYDSRDGSPLSPTSAWFGDSPLSEGNPGILAVSQPIASPDILVKLYKPQSLLDKAKINQGWLDSSRSLMEQDVKENEVLLLRFKYHSFFDLNPKYDAIRVNQLYEQSKWAILLEEIECTEEEMMMFAALQYHINKLSIMSSDNHMNNSEKEVDEVDAALSDLEITLEGGKTSNALGDITSIPELADYVKVFKPKKLTLKGYKQYWCTFKDITISCYKTKEESHGTPAHQMNLRGCEVTPDVNISGQKFNIKLLIPVADGMNEIWLRCDTEKQYAHWMAACRLASKGKTMADSSYNLEVQNILSFLKMQHMNPDPQFIEPITSDINPECLVSPRYLKKYKNKQQGLIRDLISARILEAHQNVAQMSLIEAKMRFIQAWQSLPEFGITHFLAKFQGGKRDELIGITYNRLIRMDAGTGDAIKTWRFSNMKQWNVNWEIKMVTVEFADEPKLSFICAEVDCKVVHEFIGGYIFLSTRAKDQNETLDDDMFYKLTSGWV
- the fermt2 gene encoding fermitin family homolog 2 isoform X2; its protein translation is MALDGIRMPDGCYADGTWELQMHVTDLHRDVSLRVTGEIHIGGVMLKLVEKLDVKKDWSDHALWWEKKKTWLLKTHWTLDKYGIQADARLLFTPQHKLLRLQLPNMKHMKVKVNFSDRVFKAVSDICKTFNIRHPEELSLLRKPRDPKKKKKKLEEAEEDDLELEGPLLTPGSASEIIYIGPVKGSIYSSPGLYSKTMTPTYDSRDGSPLSPTSAWFGDSPLSEGNPGILAVSQPIASPDILVKLYKPQSLLDKAKINQGWLDSSRSLMEQDVKENEVLLLRFKYHSFFDLNPKYDAIRVNQLYEQSKWAILLEEIECTEEEMMMFAALQYHINKLSIMSSDNHMNNSEKEVDEVDAALSDLEITLEGGKTSNALGDITSIPELADYVKVFKPKKLTLKGYKQYWCTFKDITISCYKTKEESHGTPAHQMNLRGCEVTPDVNISGQKFNIKLLIPVADGMNEIWLRCDTEKQYAHWMAACRLASKGKTMADSSYNLEVQNILSFLKMQHMNPDPQFIEPITSDINPECLVSPRYLKKYKNKQISARILEAHQNVAQMSLIEAKMRFIQAWQSLPEFGITHFLAKFQGGKRDELIGITYNRLIRMDAGTGDAIKTWRFSNMKQWNVNWEIKMVTVEFADEPKLSFICAEVDCKVVHEFIGGYIFLSTRAKDQNETLDDDMFYKLTSGWV
- the fermt2 gene encoding fermitin family homolog 2 isoform X3, with protein sequence MALDGIRMPDGCYADGTWELQMHVTDLHRDVSLRVTGEIHIGGVMLKLVEKLDVKKDWSDHALWWEKKKTWLLKTHWTLDKYGIQADARLLFTPQHKLLRLQLPNMKHMKVKVNFSDRVFKAVSDICKTFNIRHPEELSLLRKPRDPKKKKKKLEEAEEDDLELEGPLLTPGSGSIYSSPGLYSKTMTPTYDSRDGSPLSPTSAWFGDSPLSEGNPGILAVSQPIASPDILVKLYKPQSLLDKAKINQGWLDSSRSLMEQDVKENEVLLLRFKYHSFFDLNPKYDAIRVNQLYEQSKWAILLEEIECTEEEMMMFAALQYHINKLSIMSSDNHMNNSEKEVDEVDAALSDLEITLEGGKTSNALGDITSIPELADYVKVFKPKKLTLKGYKQYWCTFKDITISCYKTKEESHGTPAHQMNLRGCEVTPDVNISGQKFNIKLLIPVADGMNEIWLRCDTEKQYAHWMAACRLASKGKTMADSSYNLEVQNILSFLKMQHMNPDPQFIEPITSDINPECLVSPRYLKKYKNKQQGLIRDLISARILEAHQNVAQMSLIEAKMRFIQAWQSLPEFGITHFLAKFQGGKRDELIGITYNRLIRMDAGTGDAIKTWRFSNMKQWNVNWEIKMVTVEFADEPKLSFICAEVDCKVVHEFIGGYIFLSTRAKDQNETLDDDMFYKLTSGWV
- the fermt2 gene encoding fermitin family homolog 2 isoform X5, producing the protein MALDGIRMPDGCYADGTWELQMHVTDLHRDVSLRVTGEIHIGGVMLKLVEKLDVKKDWSDHALWWEKKKTWLLKTHWTLDKYGIQADARLLFTPQHKLLRLQLPNMKHMKVKVNFSDRVFKAVSDICKTFNIRHPEELSLLRKPRDPKKKKKKLEEAEEDDLELEGPLLTPGSGSIYSSPGLYSKTMTPTYDSRDGSPLSPTSAWFGDSPLSEGNPGILAVSQPIASPDILVKLYKPQSLLDKAKINQGWLDSSRSLMEQDVKENEVLLLRFKYHSFFDLNPKYDAIRVNQLYEQSKWAILLEEIECTEEEMMMFAALQYHINKLSIMSSDNHMNNSEKEVDEVDAALSDLEITLEGGKTSNALGDITSIPELADYVKVFKPKKLTLKGYKQYWCTFKDITISCYKTKEESHGTPAHQMNLRGCEVTPDVNISGQKFNIKLLIPVADGMNEIWLRCDTEKQYAHWMAACRLASKGKTMADSSYNLEVQNILSFLKMQHMNPDPQFIEPITSDINPECLVSPRYLKKYKNKQISARILEAHQNVAQMSLIEAKMRFIQAWQSLPEFGITHFLAKFQGGKRDELIGITYNRLIRMDAGTGDAIKTWRFSNMKQWNVNWEIKMVTVEFADEPKLSFICAEVDCKVVHEFIGGYIFLSTRAKDQNETLDDDMFYKLTSGWV